CCAAGCGAAAAAATGAGATACATGATATCTCGTCAATGTTTTATTTTGAGCAATCAAACACTTTTATGGAGAGTTTGATCCTGGCTCAGGACGAACGCTGGCGGCGTGCCTAATACATGCAAGTCGAGCGGATCAAAGGGAGCTTGCTCCCTTTGATTAGCGGCGGACGGGTGAGTAACACGTGGGCAACCTACCTATAAGATTGGGATAACTCCGGGAAACCGGGGCTAATACCGGGTAATCCGTTTCTCCACATGGAGGAAAGGTAAAAGATGGCTTCGGCTATCACTTGTAGATGGGCCCGCGGCGCATTAGCTAGTTGGTAAGGTAATGGCTTACCAAGGCGACGATGCGTAGCCGACCTGAGAGGGTGATCGGCCACACTGGGACTGAGACACGGCCCAGACTCCTACGGGAGGCAGCAGTAGGGAATCTTCCGCAATGGACGAAAGTCTGACGGAGCAACGCCGCGTGAGTGATGAAGGTTTTCGGATCGTAAAGCTCTGTTGTTAGGGAAGAACAAGTGCCGTTTGAATAAGGCGGCACCTTGACGGTACCTAACCAGAAAGCCACGGCTAACTACGTGCCAGCAGCCGCGGTAATACGTAGGTGGCAAGCGTTGTCCGGAATTATTGGGCGTAAAGCGCGCGCAGGCGGTCTTTTAAGTCTGATGTGAAAGCCCACGGCTCAACCGTGGAGGGTCATTGGAAACTGGGAGACTTGAGTACAGAAGAGGAGAGTGGAATTCCACGTGTAGCGGTGAAATGCGTAGATATGTGGAGGAACACCAGTGGCGAAGGCGACTCTCTGGTCTGTAACTGACGCTGAGGCGCGAAAGCGTGGGGAGCAAACAGGATTAGATACCCTGGTAGTCCACGCCGTAAACGATGAGTGCTAGGTGTTAGGGGTTTCGATGCCCTTAGTGCCGAAGTTAACACATTAAGCACTCCGCCTGGGGAGTACGACCGCAAGGTTGAAACTCAAAGGAATTGACGGGGGCCCGCACAAGCAGTGGAGCATGTGGTTTAATTCGAAGCAACGCGAAGAACCTTACCAGGTCTTGACATCCTTTGACCACCCTAGAGATAGGGCTTTCCCCTTCGGGGGACAAAGTGACAGGTGGTGCATGGTTGTCGTCAGCTCGTGTCGTGAGATGTTGGGTTAAGTCCCGCAACGAGCGCAACCCTTGATCTTAGTTGCCAGCATTCAGTTGGGCACTCTAAGGTGACTGCCGGTGACAAACCGGAGGAAGGTGGGGACGACGTCAAATCATCATGCCCCTTATGACCTGGGCTACACACGTGCTACAATGGATGGTACAAAGGGCTGCAAAACCGCGAGGTTGAGCGAATCCCATAAAGCCATTCTCAGTTCGGATTGTAGGCTGCAACTCGCCTACATGAAGCCGGAATTGCTAGTAATCGCGGATCAGCATGCCGCGGTGAATACGTTCCCGGGCCTTGTACACACCGCCCGTCACACCACGAGAGTTTGTAACACCCGAAGTCGGTGGGGTAACCTTTATGGAGCCAGCCGCCTAAGGTGGGACAGATGATTGGGGTGAAGTCGTAACAAGGTAGCCGTATCGGAAGGTGCGGCTGGATCACCTCCTTTCTATGGAGTATTTTAACTCTAGTCGATGTATGACCTTGGGTCATATGCGCTTTGGATCTTTTGTTCAGTTTTGAGAGAACACAAAACTCTCAACATAAGCTAAGGGAATAAGGAACCACGCTAAGTTCGCAACGTCCTGTTGCAACGCCTGGTATTTACATCCTGTAAGCATTGTTCTTTGAAAACTAGATAATGAAATGTAAACATGATTGTTCATCGAAAGATTGAACGAGAATGTCAAGAATTCAACAACCTTTTTTAATTTTTTTTGGTTAAGTTAGAAAGGGCGCACGGTGAATGCCTTGGCACTAGGAGCCGAAGAAGGACGCGACGAACAGCGAAATGCCTCGGGAAGTTGTAAGTAAACGTTGATCCGAGGGTATCCGAATGGGGGAACCCACTATTCGTAATGGAATAGTACCCATGCCTGAATACATAGGGCATGAGGAGGCAGACCTGGGGAACTGAAACATCTAAGTACCCAGAGGAAGAGAAAGCAAATGCGATTACCTGAGTAGCGGCGAGCGAAACGGTAACAGCCCAAACCAAGAGGCTTGCCTCTTGGGGTTGTAGGACACTCAATACGGAGTTACAAAGAAATAGGATAGGCGAAGCGATCTGGAAAGGTCCGCGGTACAAGGTAACAGCCCTGTAGTCGAAATTCTATTTTCTCCTGAGTGGATCCTGAGTACGGCGGGACACGTGAAACCCCGTCGGAATCCGGGAGGACCATCTCCCAAGGCTAAATACTCCCTAGTGACCGATAGTGAACCAGTACCGTGAGGGAAAGGTGAAAAGCACCCCGGAAGGGGAGTGAAACAGATCCTGAAACCGTGTGCCTACAACTAGTTGGAGCCCATTAACGGGTGACAGCGTGCCTTTTGTAGAATGAACCGGCGAGTTACGATGTCGTGCAAGGTTAAGCTGATAAGGCGGAGCCGTAGCGAAAGCGAGTCTGAATAGGGCGATGAAGTACGACGTCGTAGACCCGAAACCGTGTGATCTACCCATGTCCAGGGTGAAGTTCAGGTAACACTGAATGGAGGCCCGAACCCACGCATGTTGAAAAATGCGGGGATGAGGTGTGGGTAGGGGTGAAATGCCAATCGAACTCGGAAATAGCTGGTTCTCCCCGAAATAGCTTTAGGGCTAGCCTCGAGGTTGAGAGTTTTGGAGGTAGAGCACTGATTGGACTAGGGGTCCCCACAGGATTACCGAATTCAGTCAAACTCCGAATGCCAAAAACTTTTACTCGGGAGTCAGACTGCGAGTGCTAAGATCCGTAGTCAAGAGGGAAACAGCCCAGACCATCAGCTAAGGTCCCCAAGTATACGTTAAGTGGAAAAGGATGTGGAGTTGCCCAGACAACCAGGATGTTGGCTTAGAAGCAGCCACCATTTAAAGAGTGCGTAATAGCTCACTGGTCGAGTGACTCTGCGCCGAAAATGTACCGGGGCTAAACGTATCACCGAAGCTATGGATTGACACCTTTGGTGTCAGTGGTAGGGGAGCGTTCTAAGTGCAGCGAAGTCAGATCGTAAGGACTGGTGGAGCGCTTAGAAGTGAGAATGCCGGTATGAGTAGCGAAAAGAGGGGTGAGAATCCCCTCCGTCGAAAGCCCAAGGTTTCCTGAGGAAGGCTCGTCCGCTCAGGGTAAGTCGGGACCTAAGCCGAGGCTGAAAAGCGTAGGCGATGGACAACAGGTTGAAATTCCTGTACCACCTCCTCACCGTTTGAGTAATGGGGGGACGCAGTAAGGTAGGGTAAGCGCGCTGATGGATATGCGCGTCCAAGCAATTAGGCTGAGAAGTAGGCAAATCCGCTTCTCGCGAAGGCTGAGTTGTGATGGCGAGGGAAATTTAGTACCGAAGTTCCTGATCCTACACTGCCTAGAAAAGCCTCTAGCGAGGTGAGAGGTGCCCGTACCGCAAACCGACACAGGTAGGCGAGAAGAGAATTCTAAGACGCTCGGGAGAACTCTCGTTAAGGAACTCGGCAAAATGACCCCGTAACTTCGGGAGAAGGGGTGCTCTATTAGGGTGTATGCCCGAGAGAGCCGCAGTGAATAGATCCAAGCGACTGTTTAGCAAAAACACAGGTCTCTGCGAAGCCGCAAGGCGAAGTATAGGGGCTGACACCTGCCCGGTGCTGGAAGGTTAAGAGGAGGGGTTATCCTTTGGGAGAAGCTCTGAATTGAAGCCCCAGTAAACGGCGGCCGTAACTATAACGGTCCTAAGGTAGCGAAATTCCTTGTCGGGTAAGTTCCGACCCGCACGAATGGTGTAACGATTTGGATACTGTCTCAACGAGAGACCCGGTGAAATTATAGTACCTGTGAAGATGCAGGTTACCCGCGACAGGACGGAAAGACCCCATGGAGCTTTACTGTAGCTTGATATTGGATGTTGGTACAGTTTGTACAGGATAGGTAGGAGCCTTGGAAGTCGGAGCGCCAGCTTCGACGGAGGCGTCGGTGGGATACTACCCTGACTGTGCTGACATTCTAACCTCGGACCGTGATCCGGTTCAGGGACAGTGTCAGGTGGGCAGTTTGACTGGGGCGGTCGCCTCCTAAACAGTAACGGAGGCGCCCAAAGGTTCCCTCAGAATGGTTGGAAATCATTCGAAGAGTGCAAAGGCATAAGGGAGCTTGACTGCGAGACCTACAAGTCGAGCAGGGACGAAAGTCGGGCTTAGTGATCCGGTGGTTCCGCATGGAAGGGCCATCGCTCAACGGATAAAAGCTACCCTGGGGATAACAGGCTTATCTCCCCCAAGAGTCCACATCGACGGGGAGGTTTGGCACCTCGATGTCGGCTCATCGCATCCTGGGGCTGAAGTAGGTCCCAAGGGTTGGGCTGTTCGCCCATTAAAGCGGTACGCGAGCTGGGTTCAGAACGTCGTGAGACAGTTCGGTCCCTATCCGTCGCGGGCGCAGGAAATTTGAGAGGAGCTGTCCTTAGTACGAGAGGACCGGGATGGACACACCGCTGGTGTACCAGTTGTTCCGCCAGGAGCATCGCTGGGTAGCTACGTGTGGACGGGATAAGTGCTGAAAGCATCTAAGCATGAAGCCCCCCTCGAGATGAGATTTCCCATGGAGTTAATCCAGTAAGACCCCTTAGAGATGATGAGGTTGATAGGTCTGGTGTGGAAGCGTGGCGACACGTGGAGCTGACAGATACTAATCGGTCGAGGACTTATCCAAAACTATTCTTGACACATGTTTACGAAACCACGCTAAGTTCGCGACGTCCTGTCGCAACGCCTGGTACCCACGTCCTGTGGGCATTATCTAGTTTTGAGAGAACAACTAACTCTCAATTTTCTAGTTTGGTGGCGATAGCAAAGAGGTCACACCCGTTCCCATGCCGAACACGGACGTTAAGCTCTTTTGCGCCGATGGTAGTTGGGGGCTTCCCCCTGTGAGAGTAGGACGTTGCCAAGCATCTAAAAAGCATTCCATTTATGGGATGCTTTTTTTTGTCTATGTAAATGGATAGGGTAGGCTTCTGTGATTAATTGTTGAACGCCACAACTCTATTTAAAAGATGCTTTTCATCTATATAAAATGATCTGTATGATGTGAAAGAGTTTTTAAGTCCGTAGGAGTAAGCAAGAATTTGCTATCAGGTGATTGGGTGTTTGTTAAATTAAAAGTTGATTATTCAAGAAAAAAATAATGATAAAAATAATCACTAGTGTTGCATAAATAACGATTGAAAATTCAGTCTTTGTTTTTCTTCCCGTTTGAGCCAAAAAAGCTAGTACCCAAGCAAAGGTGGCTCTGTCCATTTGGAAAAATATTTACAATTAAACGTGAGTGACGACGACATGACTTGGTTTAAGGAACGGTTTTCCCTTTGATCTTTCGTTCCCAATAATGCGCTGATTTCCACAAAAGTGCCCGCAAGTACCTGGTGATCTGCAAGAGTGTTTTCTTACTATTTGTTTTGAGTTGAATCAGCACGTTCAAGCTAAAGGCTATGAGTGCAATGAATACTTGATTCTCGATAGCCTCTTCACTTTGACCATAGAATTTCTTGACCCTAAGGTGTTGTTTGATCCACTTAAAGAACAATTCAATCGCCCAGCGTGATCGATACATCTCTGAAATTTCTTCTGCGCTCACATCAAATCGGTTCGTGATCAGTTTTAGTTCATTGCCTTTTGAATCGGCAACCTTCAAGAGACGAAAGACGTTTTCTGCCCGATTTTGAGTGGTTCCAATCAAGACCATTTGATCCGTGTGTACATTGGTTTCAGGCGGTAGTTCGAATTCATCAACCACATGTACAACGGCATTTTTACGTAGTCTAGAGAGGAAAAAATACCCCTCATCTGTCATTCGATCAAACCGTTCATAATCGAGATAACCGCGATCAAACACATACATGCATTCTTTGTCATCCACCATCACTTCTAGTTGGTTACGGTCATGTTCTTTAGCTGGTGTCAGCACAGCCTTTTCTGGATAAGAAGATCCTTCTTTCATGAATACAAGGCGTAAATGTAGCTTTACTCCTGCCTTCGTTTGGCGGAGTTTCGCCCATTTATGATTGGTCAGGTTCAACGGAAGTGTACTTGAGTCAATCACCTTTAATGGCATACTCCGTTTCTTTCCCGTGGTTTGATCCTGAATTTGAGTGACTAAATCAAGGAACAACCTATGAAAAATCTCTGGGTTCATCCCATTTAACCGTCTTGATAACTGAGAGACACTGATAGACTCTAAGTTAACCCCACCTTGAAGGTCATCTTCGAGAAGAAAATCAATCAAGGCATGTAAACTTTCAACTTCTTCAAGCTGTGCGTACAGCAACAATTTCAGAAAAGATTCTGTCGTTAATTTCTTTGTATAATAATCTAAATGTAACGTTTTCACTAGTTCTTCAAATAATCGAAGATTTATTGGTGAAAACCATTGTCCAAATGAAGTTTTTCGTGTAATCTTGTCCATGAGTTGGTCCTTTATTTTTGGATTTGGACAGGTTACCACCTAACAAATCCATTATAAAGGACTTTTTCTTTGCTTAAAATGAAATAATCGAAGATTTTGAGTCTTTTTAATATTGTGAACTAATTAATGCAACACTAGTGAAAAATAATAAGTAATGACAAAAGAGTTGTTGACGGTTGTCGATTAAGCTGGTAAAATAGAATCTGTTGCTACAAAAGATAACACAGGAACAAAAAAACACTTTTAAAAAGTTGTTGACTTTTGAATCTGAGATTGATATGATAATAAAGTCGCTAACAACGACGCAACAAAAACGTTCTTTGAAAACTGAACAAAAGCCAAGCGAAAAAAATGAGATACATGATATCTCGTCAATGTTTTATTTTGAGCAATCAAACACTTTTATGGAGAGTTTGATCCTGGCTCAGGACGAACGCTGGCGGCGTGCCTAATACATGCAAGTCGAGCGGATCAATGGGAGCTTGCTCCTATTGATTAGCGGCGGACGGGTGAGTAACACGTGGGCAACCTACCTATAAGATTGGGATAACTCCGGGAAACCGGGGCTAATACCGGGTAATCCTTTTCTCCACATGGAGGAAAGGTAAAAGATGGCTTCGGCTATCACTTATAGATGGGCCCGCGGCGCATTAGCTAGTTGGTAAGGTAATGGCTTACCAAGGCGACGATGCGTAGCCGACCTGAGAGGGTGATCGGCCACACTGGGACTGAGACACGGCCCAGACTCCTACGGGAGGCAGCAGTAGGGAATCTTCCGCAATGGACGAAAGTCTGACGGAGCAACGCCGCGTGAGTGATGAAGGTTTTCGGATCGTAAAGCTCTGTTGTTAGGGAAGAACAAGTGCCGTTTGAATAAGGCGGCACCTTGACGGTACCTAACCAGAAAGCCACGGCTAACTACGTGCCAGCAGCCGCGGTAATACGTAGGTGGCAAGCGTTGTCCGGAATTATTGGGCGTAAAGCGCGCGCAGGCGGTCTTTTAAGTCTGATGTGAAAGCCCACGGCTCAACCGTGGAGGGTCATTGGAAACTGGGAGACTTGAGTACAGAAGAGGAGAGTGGAATTCCACGTGTAGCGGTGAAATGCGTAGATATGTGGAGGAACACCAGTGGCGAAGGCGACTCTCTGGTCTGTAACTGACGCTGAGGCGCGAAAGCGTGGGGAGCAAACAGGATTAGATACCCTGGTAGTCCACGCCGTAAACGATGAGTGCTAGGTGTTAGGGGTTTCGATGCCCTTAGTGCCGAAGTTAACACATTAAGCACTCCGCCTGGGGAGTACGACCGCAAGGTTGAAACTCAAA
Above is a genomic segment from Bacillus sp. FJAT-45037 containing:
- a CDS encoding IS4 family transposase, with the protein product MDKITRKTSFGQWFSPINLRLFEELVKTLHLDYYTKKLTTESFLKLLLYAQLEEVESLHALIDFLLEDDLQGGVNLESISVSQLSRRLNGMNPEIFHRLFLDLVTQIQDQTTGKKRSMPLKVIDSSTLPLNLTNHKWAKLRQTKAGVKLHLRLVFMKEGSSYPEKAVLTPAKEHDRNQLEVMVDDKECMYVFDRGYLDYERFDRMTDEGYFFLSRLRKNAVVHVVDEFELPPETNVHTDQMVLIGTTQNRAENVFRLLKVADSKGNELKLITNRFDVSAEEISEMYRSRWAIELFFKWIKQHLRVKKFYGQSEEAIENQVFIALIAFSLNVLIQLKTNSKKTLLQITRYLRALLWKSAHYWERKIKGKTVP